The following proteins are co-located in the Spea bombifrons isolate aSpeBom1 chromosome 3, aSpeBom1.2.pri, whole genome shotgun sequence genome:
- the B3GNT5 gene encoding lactosylceramide 1,3-N-acetyl-beta-D-glucosaminyltransferase codes for MLISARRLKRCQFLQILTTCFVLSLMLMWVQDDNDFVNHIKSYSYRYLINSYDFINESLSITHGNSDGTRNYKYLMTNQDKCQNEDVLLLLFVKTSPENRKRRDAIRRTWGNELYIRSQHAANIKVVFALGIDSDPVKSRIVQRELVAENTRYNDLIQQDFLDTFHNLTLKLLLQFGWVNSYCSNAKFVMSADDDIFIHTPNLVSYLKMLDLIGVQDFWIGRVHRGSPPIRHKKSKYYVSYEMYPWASYPDYTAGAAYVVSRDVAAKVYEASQTLSTNLYIDDVFMGICANKVGVVPQYHVFFSGEGKAPYHPCIYSKMITSHGHLDDIDYLWRQATDPKVYSLTSGFLGDMYCKFVKIMLLCRIHYVETYPCSAAWS; via the coding sequence ATGCTCATCTCTGCTAGAAGGTTGAAACGGTGCCAATTCCTGCAGATACTTACAACATGCTTTGTTTTGTCCCTGATGCTTATGTGGGTTCAGGATGATAACGATTTCGTGAATCATATAAAATCGTATTCCTACAGATACCTCATAAATAGCTATGATTTTATAAACGAGAGCTTGTCAATTACTCATGGCAATTCTGATGGAACAAGAAACTACAAATATTTGATGACTAACCAAGATAAGTGCCAAAATGAAGATGTGCTTCTTCTACTGTTTGTAAAGACTTCCCCTGAAAATCGGAAACGTCGTGATGCAATTAGAAGAACCTGGGGTAATGAGTTGTACATCCGATCGCAACATGCAGCTAATATAAAGGTTGTGTTTGCCCTGGGCATTGACAGTGACCCAGTCAAAAGTAGGATTGTCCAGAGGGAGCTGGTCGCTGAAAATACCAGATACAATGATCTAATTCAACAAGATTTCCTTGATACTTTCCACAACCTTACTCTGAAGTTACTATTACAGTTTGGGTGGGTGAACTCTTACTGTTCCAATGCCAAATTTGTTATGTCTGCCGACGATGACATCTTTATCCATACCCCTAATCTAGTCTCCTACTTGAAAATGTTGGATCTGATTGGGGTGCAAGACTTTTGGATAGGCAGGGTTCACCGTGGATCCCCACCCATACGGCACAAAAAGAGCAAGTATTATGTCTCGTATGAAATGTATCCGTGGGCCTCTTATCCTGATTACACTGCTGGGGCTGCATATGTAGTGTCCAGAGATGTGGCTGCAAAAGTATATGAAGCATCACAAACATTAAGTACGAATTTATACATAGATGATGTTTTCATGGGTATCTGTGCTAATAAAGTGGGTGTTGTGCCTCAATATCACGTATTTTTCTCAGGAGAAGGAAAAGCCCCTTATCACCCATGCATCTACAGCAAAATGATCACATCCCATGGACACTTGGATGACATTGATTATCTGTGGAGACAAGCTACAGACCCCAAAGTATACTCTCTAACATCCGGGTTTTTGGGAGACATGTATTgcaaatttgttaaaataatgcTTCTCTGCAGGATTCATTATGTGGAAACCTATCCATGTTCAGCTGCGTGGTCCTAG